The Opitutaceae bacterium nucleotide sequence GGGAGGCGTTGCCATCATCCGTCCGGATGGATCCATCGAGGCGGCCTTTGATCTCGAGTCGGGTCTGCTCGATCAGTCGGGCAAGAATGTGCTCGAGGCCCGGGACGGCACGCTCTGGGTCTCGACCAACAACGGGATCGAACACATCCAGCGGGGAGCGATCACCCTCTTCGACAAACTCCGTGGCCTCCCCCACACAACGATCGAATCGGTTGTCCGGCATGAGGGTCGGCTTCATGTCGCGACCAACCTGGGACTCTATGTCATGGGTCGGGATCCGGCAACCGGCGAGCCGAACGGTCGGTTTGAGCCGGTGGGGGAGGCAAACAGCCGGATCATGGCGCTGTTCAGCCATCCCAGCGGCCTTCTGGTCACCCTGCGACGACGGGTCTACCTGTTCAATGATGACGGCTTCAATCCGATCACCCCGGAATTGACCACCATCCATGCCCTGGCCCCGGACCAGCGGGTCCCGGGGCGGGTCTTCATCGGCCACAATAGCGGACTGACGCCGATCCGGTATGTCGACGGCGCCTGGGTGACCGAGCCGACGATCGAGGGATTGGTCGCCAACGTCCGCACGATGGTGCGGACGCCGGATGGTATCCTTTGGGTGGGTACGCCGGGCACCGGCCTTTACCGGATCAGCTTCGCTCCGCAGGATGTGGAATCGCTGGCCCATCCGGTCATCCGGCGGTTCACGGGCGGAAACGGACTGCCGGAAGACCCGGGCTGGACGAGCGCTCACCTGACCGACGAGGGCGAGGTCTTCTTCCGGACGAACGAAGGACTCTACACCTTTGACGAAGAGACGGACCGGTTTGAGCGCTTTACCCGGTTTGGTCGCCGTTTCGGCGACGGCAGTCATATGGTCAGCCGGATGGACTGGGACTCGTCCGGCCGGCTCTGGGCCTCGGTTGAAGACCTGGGCCAGGCGGCCACCCTGGGCTGGGGCAAAGGGGTGGTTGGTTTTGCGACTCCCGACGGGAAGGGCGACTACGATTGGCGGACGCTGCCGCCCAGCCTGTTTTCCCCGATTGCCAGCATACAGGAGATCAAGGTGGAGGAACAGGAGGACCGGCGGACGGTCTGGGTCGGCGCTGATGCGGGGCTGATCCGGATCGACCTGGACCGGTTTTCGCCTCCGGTTTCGGAACTGAATGTTCGTACGCGGAAGGTGGAGACATCAGCGGGCGACCGGATCTGGGGCGGGCACGACGTCACCGGCTGGAAGCGACCTGAGCTGAAGTTCCGCGACCGCGGACTTCGCTTCGATTATGCGTCCCCCACCCACGGGATTGGTCGATCGGTCGTTTACCGGACCCGCTTGGAGGGTTTTGAAGACGACTGGTCGGCACCCACCACGGAGACGTATCGGGTCTACACCAATCTGAGCGAAGGTTCCTATCAATTCCGCATCCGGGCGACCGATGGATGGGCGCGGTCGGGGGAATCACCACCCTTTGCCTTTGTGATCCTGCCTCCCTGGTACCGCACAGTCCCGGCCTATCTCGGCTATCTTCTGTTGGCCGGCTTCGGGGTCTATGGGATAGTCCGATGGCGGGTCAGGGTGCTGCGACGTGAGAACGAACGCCTCGAGGAGGTGGTGGACGAACGGACCGCCCAGTTGCGGGCCAATGAGGAGCAATTGCGGGTGGCCAAAGAGGATGCCGAGCGGGCCAACCAGGCCAAAAGTGTTTTTCTGGCCAATATGAGTCATGAACTGCGGACGCCCCTCAACGGAATTCTCGGCTATGCCCAGGTCATGCAGAACGACGCCCTCCTGGATGATCGCAATCGGGAGCGGGTTCGCGTCCTGCGGAGCAGCGGGGATCACCTGCTGAAACTGATCAACGAAGTGCTCGATCTCTCCAAGGTGGAAGCCGGCCGGATGGAACTGAACATCCAGCCGTTTGACCTTGGGAACCTCATCGACCGGGTGGGACTGCTCTTCCGGCCAAAGATGGTCGAAAAGGGACTCTTGTTTGATGTCCTCCTGGATCCGAGTGCGCGGGTGCGGGTGAACGGGGATGAGCAGAAGATCGGGCAGATTCTCTTCAATCTGCTCGGCAACGCGGTCAAGTTCACGGATTCGGGCCGGGTTGAGTTGAGGGTGAGCCCGGTCGCAGGCGGGATGCGCTTTGAGGTGACCGACACCGGCACCGGGATATCGGTCGAAAGGCAGGCGGAAGTCTTTCAGCCCTTCCAGCAGGTGGTGGCTGCTTCGGAACGGAATGAGGGAACGGGGCTGGGTTTGACCATCAGTCACCGGATGGTGGACCTGATGGGCGGGACGCTCGAGTTGGAGAGTCATCCCGGAAGGGGCAGTCGATTCTGGTTTGAGATTCCCCTGCCGGTGGCGGTTGAGTCCCGCACCGGCGTGACACGTGAGGCCGGGCGCATCATCGGCTACGAAGGCCGCCGCCGGCGCATTCTGGTGGCGGACGACGTGGCCACCAATCGTGAGGTGCTCCGGCAGCATCTGGAGCCGCTTGGATTTGAGATGCTCAGTGCCTCGGGAGGTGAGGAGGCCCTGGTGATGCTCAAGGAGCATCTCCCCGACCTGACCTTTCTCGATCTGCGGATGCGTCCGATGGATGGATTCGAAGTGCTGCAGCGGGCACGGGCCGCGGCGGAGGCAATGCCCTGTGTGGTCGCCTATTCCGCGAGTGCCTTCGACTTCACGCGCAACGACGCGCTGCGAGCCGGCTTCACCGATATCCTGACCAAACCGTATGGCGAGGAGGAACTCTATGCGGTCCTTCAGCGGAATCTCGGGTTGACCTGGATAAGGGAAGCCGTTGCGACAGAGACGAAGACGGTCCGGAGGGCGGTCGATGTGGACCTGAAGCGATTGCTTGCCCTGGCGCAGCGCGGGGACATCCGGGCCGTTCGCCGGGTGCTGGATGAGGCGGGAGCGGGCGATGTCGGTGCTCCGGCCCGCCTGGCCGAACTCTTTCGACTGGCGGGAAACTACGAAATGGAGAAGATCCGCAGGCGCCTGCGGGAAACGATCGAAGAGGAGGGAGAATCCGAATGAACATCAGGGGAAGAATATCCGCGTCCCGAATGCCTCAGTCCGGTGACCTCGCCGCCGGCTACCGCCTGACCGGACTTCGGATCCGTCCGGAACCGATGGAGGTGTCCGGTGGCTGACTCGAAGGTGTTCAAGCCCGGAGCGATCCTGGTGGTGGACGATGTCCCGGCCAACCTGAGCGTGCTTCTCGACTTTCTGGGAGACGCCGGCTTTGAGGTTCTGGTGGCGGAGAGCGGTCAGGGGGCACTGGATCAGATTGGTTACTCACGGCCGGACATCATCCTGCTTGATGTGATGATGCCGGGGCTCGATGGATTCGAAGTCTGCCGGCGGCTGAAGGCGGATGCCGGATTCCGGGACATCCCGGTCATTTTCATGACCGCCCTGACTGAGACGGTCGACAAGGTAAAGGGCTTTGAGGCGGGTGCGGTCGACTTCGTGAGCAAACCAGTCCAGCCGGAGGAGGTTCTGGCGCGGGTCCAGGCGCATCTGGAGATCCGCCACCTGCAGCGGGTGTTGGAAGAGAAGAACCGGGAATTGGAGCATGAGATCCTGCTGCGGCTTGAGGCGGAGGACCAACTTCAGCAATCCCTCGACCAGGCGGTCATCGTGGCGACCCGGGACCACCGGATCCAGTTCTGCACACGCCATGCCTGGGATCTGTTGTCGCGCTACTTCAGCGCGAAGATCCTCGTCACCTTGCCCGAGGCGATCGAAACCTGGATCGCCGGAGGCGTGCGACCGGAGGGGAGTGCCGGCACAGGTGGCGCCAAGGACGGTCCCCTGGTGATAACCCGCGACCGAGGCACACTGACCGTCCGACTCTTTTCGGAAGGTGATTCGAGCCAGACCGTCATGCTTCTCCTGGATGAGAAGGTGGAGATCAATGATCCCAAGCCGCTCGAGCAACTGGGACTGACCCCGCGCGAGGCGGAGGTCCTGTTCTGGATGACCCAGGGCAAATCGAGCCCGGAAATTGCGGTCATCCTTGAAGCGGCACCCAACACGGTGAAGAAGCATGTCCAGAATATCTTCCAGAAGCTGGGGGTCGAGAATCGGACGGCGGCCGCGCTGCGGGCTCTTGAGGTCATCGGCTTGCCCGATCCGGGGATCTGAGGGAAGAGGCATCGCCGCAGGCTTATAGCATCTTGACATCAAAATATTTTGATGATTTGATGCTTCCGTGAGAACTACGGTCACGCTGGACAACGACCTGGCGGAGCGGTTACGTCAATTGGCCCATCGCTCCCGCCTGCCGTTCAAGCGGGTCTTGAATGAGGCCCTTCGCCGTGGTCTGCCGGGCGGGCCGGCGGAGGAAGAAGAGCCTCCTTTCGTGGTCAAAGCCGGAGCAATGAAGCTGAAAACGGGCTTGGATCCAATGCGTCTCGCGCGAATGGAGACGGATCTGGACGTCGAGGAGTTCAAGAGCCGGCGGGGGCGGGGGCGTGGGAGGAGATCGGGCAGATGATTCTGCCTGACGCGAACCTTCTGCTCTACGCCTACGATCGTTCGAGTCCTTATCACGCCAAGGCGCGCCCCTGGTGGGAGTCGTGTCTTTCGGGTCGGAATCCGGTGTATCTGTGCCCGATGGTCCTTTCGGCTTTCGTCCGTCTGGCCACCCATCCGCGGGTTTATGAAAACCCCATGACCATCGCTGAGGCATCAGGCCATGTCTCGTCCTGGCTCGGTCGAAAAGTCAGTCAATATGTGGCGCTGGAAAAATCCGATCTCCTGAAATCGTTGGAACTCCTGGAAGTAATCGGGTTGGGAGGTGACCTCACGACAGATGCCCAGATTGCCGCTATCGCCCTGCGGTTGCGGGCCAGCGTTCATACCTCCGACAGCGACTTCAAGCGTTTTGCAGGCCTGAAAGTAGTCAACCCGCTATCCTCGCGCTGAGGGGGACGGGGTTCTTGTCGTTTTCGGAACGATTCGTTCGGGGGCCCTTTCTGATCCAAATTCCTCTGCGTTCCCGGGGGAAACGTGCCTCCCTTGAGGTCATTGACCTGCCCACGAAAAGTTTCAGGGATCAGGTTGGCGGGGCCCTGCAACTTTTTCTTGATTGGCCGGAAGGAATCCGGCAACGTCTCCGGTCCCGTAGGCCCCCATCGTCTAACGGTTAGGACGTAAGATTCTCATTCTTAAAATCGGAGTTCGATTCTCCGTGGGGGTGCCAACGGAGGGCTGTTCGGTGGCCTTGACTGGATATCCGATGTAGATACAGTGGGCGAATGAAAACCAAGGTGGCCCGTTGGGGAAACAGCCTGGCTTTGCGGCTCCCGAAGAAGATGGCTGTGAGTCAGGGATTATCCGAGG carries:
- a CDS encoding ATP-binding protein; amino-acid sequence: MRVPRRVACGFRWVGLLGLAVWMAVPLVGAADGRFEMGRYPVEHFGMRDYLEHNQVWNAVEDRDGTLYFANRGVVLEFDGETWRSIPVPGGLFVRGLAIDADDRIWVGAEGEIGYLATNASGEKEYVSLVPELPEEERTFAIVWDAFVAEDGIYFNTAHTVYRWADGQFTIWHRDSPRALLCFVIDGRLNVFERGVGWSVIEGGEWNLVSDDPFFVKTGICVAARMNDGAVFLATAATGLYRYLDGRVEPVNGPADEWARAADVYTGRRLADDSVALVGLLGGVAIIRPDGSIEAAFDLESGLLDQSGKNVLEARDGTLWVSTNNGIEHIQRGAITLFDKLRGLPHTTIESVVRHEGRLHVATNLGLYVMGRDPATGEPNGRFEPVGEANSRIMALFSHPSGLLVTLRRRVYLFNDDGFNPITPELTTIHALAPDQRVPGRVFIGHNSGLTPIRYVDGAWVTEPTIEGLVANVRTMVRTPDGILWVGTPGTGLYRISFAPQDVESLAHPVIRRFTGGNGLPEDPGWTSAHLTDEGEVFFRTNEGLYTFDEETDRFERFTRFGRRFGDGSHMVSRMDWDSSGRLWASVEDLGQAATLGWGKGVVGFATPDGKGDYDWRTLPPSLFSPIASIQEIKVEEQEDRRTVWVGADAGLIRIDLDRFSPPVSELNVRTRKVETSAGDRIWGGHDVTGWKRPELKFRDRGLRFDYASPTHGIGRSVVYRTRLEGFEDDWSAPTTETYRVYTNLSEGSYQFRIRATDGWARSGESPPFAFVILPPWYRTVPAYLGYLLLAGFGVYGIVRWRVRVLRRENERLEEVVDERTAQLRANEEQLRVAKEDAERANQAKSVFLANMSHELRTPLNGILGYAQVMQNDALLDDRNRERVRVLRSSGDHLLKLINEVLDLSKVEAGRMELNIQPFDLGNLIDRVGLLFRPKMVEKGLLFDVLLDPSARVRVNGDEQKIGQILFNLLGNAVKFTDSGRVELRVSPVAGGMRFEVTDTGTGISVERQAEVFQPFQQVVAASERNEGTGLGLTISHRMVDLMGGTLELESHPGRGSRFWFEIPLPVAVESRTGVTREAGRIIGYEGRRRRILVADDVATNREVLRQHLEPLGFEMLSASGGEEALVMLKEHLPDLTFLDLRMRPMDGFEVLQRARAAAEAMPCVVAYSASAFDFTRNDALRAGFTDILTKPYGEEELYAVLQRNLGLTWIREAVATETKTVRRAVDVDLKRLLALAQRGDIRAVRRVLDEAGAGDVGAPARLAELFRLAGNYEMEKIRRRLRETIEEEGESE
- a CDS encoding response regulator transcription factor, which gives rise to MADSKVFKPGAILVVDDVPANLSVLLDFLGDAGFEVLVAESGQGALDQIGYSRPDIILLDVMMPGLDGFEVCRRLKADAGFRDIPVIFMTALTETVDKVKGFEAGAVDFVSKPVQPEEVLARVQAHLEIRHLQRVLEEKNRELEHEILLRLEAEDQLQQSLDQAVIVATRDHRIQFCTRHAWDLLSRYFSAKILVTLPEAIETWIAGGVRPEGSAGTGGAKDGPLVITRDRGTLTVRLFSEGDSSQTVMLLLDEKVEINDPKPLEQLGLTPREAEVLFWMTQGKSSPEIAVILEAAPNTVKKHVQNIFQKLGVENRTAAALRALEVIGLPDPGI
- a CDS encoding TA system VapC family ribonuclease toxin produces the protein MILPDANLLLYAYDRSSPYHAKARPWWESCLSGRNPVYLCPMVLSAFVRLATHPRVYENPMTIAEASGHVSSWLGRKVSQYVALEKSDLLKSLELLEVIGLGGDLTTDAQIAAIALRLRASVHTSDSDFKRFAGLKVVNPLSSR